From one Maniola jurtina chromosome 5, ilManJurt1.1, whole genome shotgun sequence genomic stretch:
- the LOC123865532 gene encoding far upstream element-binding protein 1 isoform X2 — translation MSDYSSMATLQNNSQPAGFAAALQRARLVAARIEGVGSKRPLEEGPEPSAKKLAPIENSYPPQPQQQQQQQQSMSASAAAAAAAAAAAARIANSAPTPPAGPPNMNMPDQAINEYIRVPDKMVGLIIGRGGEQITRLQAESGCKIQMAPDSGGQPDRLCTLTGSREAIARAKYSAGPSQRRMEQDSEMSPFGDLVNQIVNHRGRENAPQHMDNPIGGGGGGGGGGGGGGGMPPMNRGGGGGGGGGGNMTEEITLPGPKVGLIIGKNGKTIKQLQEQSGAKMVVIQDGPNTEYEKPLRISGDASKVEHAKQLVYELLADKEMQQGGGGQRQYDDGYQQDQGNGLATNSTEVREQNVLVPKVAVGIVIGRGGDMIKKIQAETGCRVQFHQERDDGPGDKRCYLQGKPHQVDQARQMIEDLIASVNLAIRSGRGRGPQQRNGSGGGDRDFQQWPEQGQEVRVTFTVTNVKCGLIIGRGGEVIKQINAQSGAHCELDRRAQNNDRNNRTFYIRGHPDAVEHCKRIIMEKVGMPVNFIPDNGNGGGGSGGGGGNGNGGGNGGGDYYGAAPAPGPPAWGYNPHWHHQQQPQPQQQVQINPATGQPDYSQQWIDYYRSLGLMREAEAVEQQAKQQQQQGGGGPSSGGSGGAPPAPAQSASPAPAADYSAQWAEYYRSIGKVKEAEAIEAQIKQKQQSQQPSNVPQQPTPQATPPNPTPPSSTANSGVVPQYGQYYPPVYPGYPYPYPGVPPAPEHAPHQHQ, via the exons TGCCTCAGCAGCAGCGGCGGCGGCAgcggcagcggcggcggcgcgtATCGCCAACTCGGCGCCCACGCCCCCCGCGGGCCCGCCCAACATGAACATGCCTGACCAGGCCATCAATGAATACATCAGAGTGCCCGACAAGATGGTTGGACTAA TAATCGGCCGCGGCGGTGAGCAAATCACGCGTTTGCAAGCAGAGTCAGGGTGCAAGATTCAGATGGCTCCAGACTCAGGAGGCCAGCCAGATCGCCTCTGCACACTCACCGGCTCGAGGGAGGCTATCGCGAGGGCTAA ATACAGCGCCGGCCCAAGCCAAAGGCGGATGGAGCAAGACTCAGAAATGTCGCCATTCGG GGACTTAGTAAACCAGATCGTTAACCACCGCGGTCGTGAAAACGCGCCTCAGCATATGGACAACCCAATTGGGGGaggcggcggtggcggcggcggcggtggtGGTGGTGGCGGTATGCCGCCGATGAACAGAGGCGGCGGTGGtggcggtggcggcggcggtAATATGACG GAAGAGATAACGTTGCCGGGCCCAAAAGTGGGCCTGATCATTGGCAAGAATGGTAAAACCATCAAGCAACTGCAAGAGCAGTCGGGAGCAAAGATGGTCGTCATCCAAGACGGCCCTAACACTGAATAT GAGAAGCCTCTTCGTATATCAGGCGACGCCTCCAAAGTGGAGCACGCCAAGCAACTGGTGTACGAACTGTTGGCCGACAAAGAGATGCAGCAGGGCGGAGGTGGTCAGAGACAATATGACGACGGCTACCAGCAGGACCAGGGCAACGGCCTCGCTACTAACTCCACTGAGGTGAGGGAACAAAAT GTGCTGGTCCCAAAAGTTGCAGTGGGCATAGTGATTGGCAGGGGTGGTGACATGATCAAGAAAATTCAAGCAGAGACCGGCTGCAGAGTGCAGTTCCACCAGGAAAGAGATGACGGACCTGGGGATAAGAG GTGTTATTTACAAGGCAAGCCTCATCAAGTGGATCAAGCTAGACAGATGATAGAAGATTTAATCGCCAGTGTCAAT CTGGCGATCCGTTCGGGTCGAGGCCGCGGTCCACAACAGCGCAACGGCTCGGGTGGAGGGGACAGGGACTTCCAGCAATGGCCGGAACAAGGCCAAGAAGTGCGAGTCACCTTCACCGTCACCAATGTCAAGTGTGGACTCATCATTGGCAGAG GGGGTGAAGTAATAAAGCAGATTAACGCTCAATCGGGCGCCCACTGTGAGCTAGACCGCCGGGCGCAGAACAACGACAGAAACAACCGCACGTTCTATATACGCGGCCATCCTGACGCCGTGGAACACTGCAAACGGATCATCATGGAGAAAGTTGGCATG CCGGTGAACTTCATCCCGGACAACGGTAACGGTGGCGGCGGCAGCGGCGGTGGTGGCGGCAATGGCAATGGCGGCGGCAACGGCGGCGGCGACTACTACGGCGCCGCGCCCGCCCCCGGACCCCCGGCCTGGGGCTACAACCCGCATTGGCATCATCAACAACAGCCTCAGCCGCAG CAACAAGTCCAGATAAACCCAGCTACAGGCCAGCCGGACTACTCGCAGCAGTGGATCGACTACTACCGCTCGCTGGGTCTCATGCGCGAGGCCGAGGCCGTGGAGCAACAAGCCAAGCAGCAGCAGCAACAAG GGGGAGGTGGTCCCAGCAGCGGTGGCAGCGGcggcgcgccgcccgcgcccgcgcagtCCGCGTCGCCCGCGCCCGCAGCCGACTACAGCGCGCAGTGGGCCGAGTACTACCGCAGCATCGGCAAGGTCAAGGAGGCCGAGGCCATCGAGGCGCAGATCAAGCAAAAG CAACAGTCGCAGCAGCCGTCCAACGTGCCGCAACAGCCGACGCCGCAAGCGACGCCGCCGAACCCCACCCCGCCGTCGTCCACCGCCAACAGCGGGGTAGTGCCGCAGTACGGCCAGTACTACCCGCCCGTGTACCCCGGCTACCCCTACCCCTACCCCGGCGTGCCGCCCGCGCCTGAGCACGCGCCGCATCAACATCAATAA
- the LOC123865532 gene encoding far upstream element-binding protein 1 isoform X1, whose product MSDYSSMATLQNNSQPAGFAAALQRARLVAARIEGVGSKRPLEEGPEPSAKKLAPIENSYPPQPQQQQQQQQSMSASAAAAAAAAAAAARIANSAPTPPAGPPNMNMPDQAINEYIRVPDKMVGLIIGRGGEQITRLQAESGCKIQMAPDSGGQPDRLCTLTGSREAIARAKYSAGPSQRRMEQDSEMSPFGDLVNQIVNHRGRENAPQHMDNPIGGGGGGGGGGGGGGGMPPMNRGGGGGGGGGGNMTEEITLPGPKVGLIIGKNGKTIKQLQEQSGAKMVVIQDGPNTEYEKPLRISGDASKVEHAKQLVYELLADKEMQQGGGGQRQYDDGYQQDQGNGLATNSTEVREQNVLVPKVAVGIVIGRGGDMIKKIQAETGCRVQFHQERDDGPGDKRCYLQGKPHQVDQARQMIEDLIASVNLAIRSGRGRGPQQRNGSGGGDRDFQQWPEQGQEVRVTFTVTNVKCGLIIGRGGEVIKQINAQSGAHCELDRRAQNNDRNNRTFYIRGHPDAVEHCKRIIMEKVGMPVNFIPDNGNGGGGSGGGGGNGNGGGNGGGDYYGAAPAPGPPAWGYNPHWHHQQQPQPQQQVQINPATGQPDYSQQWIDYYRSLGLMREAEAVEQQAKQQQQQGGGGPSSGGSGGAPPAPAQSASPAPAADYSAQWAEYYRSIGKVKEAEAIEAQIKQKQQQSQQPSNVPQQPTPQATPPNPTPPSSTANSGVVPQYGQYYPPVYPGYPYPYPGVPPAPEHAPHQHQ is encoded by the exons TGCCTCAGCAGCAGCGGCGGCGGCAgcggcagcggcggcggcgcgtATCGCCAACTCGGCGCCCACGCCCCCCGCGGGCCCGCCCAACATGAACATGCCTGACCAGGCCATCAATGAATACATCAGAGTGCCCGACAAGATGGTTGGACTAA TAATCGGCCGCGGCGGTGAGCAAATCACGCGTTTGCAAGCAGAGTCAGGGTGCAAGATTCAGATGGCTCCAGACTCAGGAGGCCAGCCAGATCGCCTCTGCACACTCACCGGCTCGAGGGAGGCTATCGCGAGGGCTAA ATACAGCGCCGGCCCAAGCCAAAGGCGGATGGAGCAAGACTCAGAAATGTCGCCATTCGG GGACTTAGTAAACCAGATCGTTAACCACCGCGGTCGTGAAAACGCGCCTCAGCATATGGACAACCCAATTGGGGGaggcggcggtggcggcggcggcggtggtGGTGGTGGCGGTATGCCGCCGATGAACAGAGGCGGCGGTGGtggcggtggcggcggcggtAATATGACG GAAGAGATAACGTTGCCGGGCCCAAAAGTGGGCCTGATCATTGGCAAGAATGGTAAAACCATCAAGCAACTGCAAGAGCAGTCGGGAGCAAAGATGGTCGTCATCCAAGACGGCCCTAACACTGAATAT GAGAAGCCTCTTCGTATATCAGGCGACGCCTCCAAAGTGGAGCACGCCAAGCAACTGGTGTACGAACTGTTGGCCGACAAAGAGATGCAGCAGGGCGGAGGTGGTCAGAGACAATATGACGACGGCTACCAGCAGGACCAGGGCAACGGCCTCGCTACTAACTCCACTGAGGTGAGGGAACAAAAT GTGCTGGTCCCAAAAGTTGCAGTGGGCATAGTGATTGGCAGGGGTGGTGACATGATCAAGAAAATTCAAGCAGAGACCGGCTGCAGAGTGCAGTTCCACCAGGAAAGAGATGACGGACCTGGGGATAAGAG GTGTTATTTACAAGGCAAGCCTCATCAAGTGGATCAAGCTAGACAGATGATAGAAGATTTAATCGCCAGTGTCAAT CTGGCGATCCGTTCGGGTCGAGGCCGCGGTCCACAACAGCGCAACGGCTCGGGTGGAGGGGACAGGGACTTCCAGCAATGGCCGGAACAAGGCCAAGAAGTGCGAGTCACCTTCACCGTCACCAATGTCAAGTGTGGACTCATCATTGGCAGAG GGGGTGAAGTAATAAAGCAGATTAACGCTCAATCGGGCGCCCACTGTGAGCTAGACCGCCGGGCGCAGAACAACGACAGAAACAACCGCACGTTCTATATACGCGGCCATCCTGACGCCGTGGAACACTGCAAACGGATCATCATGGAGAAAGTTGGCATG CCGGTGAACTTCATCCCGGACAACGGTAACGGTGGCGGCGGCAGCGGCGGTGGTGGCGGCAATGGCAATGGCGGCGGCAACGGCGGCGGCGACTACTACGGCGCCGCGCCCGCCCCCGGACCCCCGGCCTGGGGCTACAACCCGCATTGGCATCATCAACAACAGCCTCAGCCGCAG CAACAAGTCCAGATAAACCCAGCTACAGGCCAGCCGGACTACTCGCAGCAGTGGATCGACTACTACCGCTCGCTGGGTCTCATGCGCGAGGCCGAGGCCGTGGAGCAACAAGCCAAGCAGCAGCAGCAACAAG GGGGAGGTGGTCCCAGCAGCGGTGGCAGCGGcggcgcgccgcccgcgcccgcgcagtCCGCGTCGCCCGCGCCCGCAGCCGACTACAGCGCGCAGTGGGCCGAGTACTACCGCAGCATCGGCAAGGTCAAGGAGGCCGAGGCCATCGAGGCGCAGATCAAGCAAAAG CAGCAACAGTCGCAGCAGCCGTCCAACGTGCCGCAACAGCCGACGCCGCAAGCGACGCCGCCGAACCCCACCCCGCCGTCGTCCACCGCCAACAGCGGGGTAGTGCCGCAGTACGGCCAGTACTACCCGCCCGTGTACCCCGGCTACCCCTACCCCTACCCCGGCGTGCCGCCCGCGCCTGAGCACGCGCCGCATCAACATCAATAA
- the LOC123865532 gene encoding far upstream element-binding protein 1 isoform X3 — MSDYSSMATLQNNSQPAGFAAALQRARLVAARIEGVGSKRPLEEGPEPSAKKLAPIENSYPPQPQQQQQQQQSMSASAAAAAAAAAAAARIANSAPTPPAGPPNMNMPDQAINEYIRVPDKMVGLIIGRGGEQITRLQAESGCKIQMAPDSGGQPDRLCTLTGSREAIARAKYSAGPSQRRMEQDSEMSPFGDLVNQIVNHRGRENAPQHMDNPIGGGGGGGGGGGGGGGMPPMNRGGGGGGGGGGNMTEEITLPGPKVGLIIGKNGKTIKQLQEQSGAKMVVIQDGPNTEYEKPLRISGDASKVEHAKQLVYELLADKEMQQGGGGQRQYDDGYQQDQGNGLATNSTEVLVPKVAVGIVIGRGGDMIKKIQAETGCRVQFHQERDDGPGDKRCYLQGKPHQVDQARQMIEDLIASVNLAIRSGRGRGPQQRNGSGGGDRDFQQWPEQGQEVRVTFTVTNVKCGLIIGRGGEVIKQINAQSGAHCELDRRAQNNDRNNRTFYIRGHPDAVEHCKRIIMEKVGMPVNFIPDNGNGGGGSGGGGGNGNGGGNGGGDYYGAAPAPGPPAWGYNPHWHHQQQPQPQQQVQINPATGQPDYSQQWIDYYRSLGLMREAEAVEQQAKQQQQQGGGGPSSGGSGGAPPAPAQSASPAPAADYSAQWAEYYRSIGKVKEAEAIEAQIKQKQQQSQQPSNVPQQPTPQATPPNPTPPSSTANSGVVPQYGQYYPPVYPGYPYPYPGVPPAPEHAPHQHQ; from the exons TGCCTCAGCAGCAGCGGCGGCGGCAgcggcagcggcggcggcgcgtATCGCCAACTCGGCGCCCACGCCCCCCGCGGGCCCGCCCAACATGAACATGCCTGACCAGGCCATCAATGAATACATCAGAGTGCCCGACAAGATGGTTGGACTAA TAATCGGCCGCGGCGGTGAGCAAATCACGCGTTTGCAAGCAGAGTCAGGGTGCAAGATTCAGATGGCTCCAGACTCAGGAGGCCAGCCAGATCGCCTCTGCACACTCACCGGCTCGAGGGAGGCTATCGCGAGGGCTAA ATACAGCGCCGGCCCAAGCCAAAGGCGGATGGAGCAAGACTCAGAAATGTCGCCATTCGG GGACTTAGTAAACCAGATCGTTAACCACCGCGGTCGTGAAAACGCGCCTCAGCATATGGACAACCCAATTGGGGGaggcggcggtggcggcggcggcggtggtGGTGGTGGCGGTATGCCGCCGATGAACAGAGGCGGCGGTGGtggcggtggcggcggcggtAATATGACG GAAGAGATAACGTTGCCGGGCCCAAAAGTGGGCCTGATCATTGGCAAGAATGGTAAAACCATCAAGCAACTGCAAGAGCAGTCGGGAGCAAAGATGGTCGTCATCCAAGACGGCCCTAACACTGAATAT GAGAAGCCTCTTCGTATATCAGGCGACGCCTCCAAAGTGGAGCACGCCAAGCAACTGGTGTACGAACTGTTGGCCGACAAAGAGATGCAGCAGGGCGGAGGTGGTCAGAGACAATATGACGACGGCTACCAGCAGGACCAGGGCAACGGCCTCGCTACTAACTCCACTGAG GTGCTGGTCCCAAAAGTTGCAGTGGGCATAGTGATTGGCAGGGGTGGTGACATGATCAAGAAAATTCAAGCAGAGACCGGCTGCAGAGTGCAGTTCCACCAGGAAAGAGATGACGGACCTGGGGATAAGAG GTGTTATTTACAAGGCAAGCCTCATCAAGTGGATCAAGCTAGACAGATGATAGAAGATTTAATCGCCAGTGTCAAT CTGGCGATCCGTTCGGGTCGAGGCCGCGGTCCACAACAGCGCAACGGCTCGGGTGGAGGGGACAGGGACTTCCAGCAATGGCCGGAACAAGGCCAAGAAGTGCGAGTCACCTTCACCGTCACCAATGTCAAGTGTGGACTCATCATTGGCAGAG GGGGTGAAGTAATAAAGCAGATTAACGCTCAATCGGGCGCCCACTGTGAGCTAGACCGCCGGGCGCAGAACAACGACAGAAACAACCGCACGTTCTATATACGCGGCCATCCTGACGCCGTGGAACACTGCAAACGGATCATCATGGAGAAAGTTGGCATG CCGGTGAACTTCATCCCGGACAACGGTAACGGTGGCGGCGGCAGCGGCGGTGGTGGCGGCAATGGCAATGGCGGCGGCAACGGCGGCGGCGACTACTACGGCGCCGCGCCCGCCCCCGGACCCCCGGCCTGGGGCTACAACCCGCATTGGCATCATCAACAACAGCCTCAGCCGCAG CAACAAGTCCAGATAAACCCAGCTACAGGCCAGCCGGACTACTCGCAGCAGTGGATCGACTACTACCGCTCGCTGGGTCTCATGCGCGAGGCCGAGGCCGTGGAGCAACAAGCCAAGCAGCAGCAGCAACAAG GGGGAGGTGGTCCCAGCAGCGGTGGCAGCGGcggcgcgccgcccgcgcccgcgcagtCCGCGTCGCCCGCGCCCGCAGCCGACTACAGCGCGCAGTGGGCCGAGTACTACCGCAGCATCGGCAAGGTCAAGGAGGCCGAGGCCATCGAGGCGCAGATCAAGCAAAAG CAGCAACAGTCGCAGCAGCCGTCCAACGTGCCGCAACAGCCGACGCCGCAAGCGACGCCGCCGAACCCCACCCCGCCGTCGTCCACCGCCAACAGCGGGGTAGTGCCGCAGTACGGCCAGTACTACCCGCCCGTGTACCCCGGCTACCCCTACCCCTACCCCGGCGTGCCGCCCGCGCCTGAGCACGCGCCGCATCAACATCAATAA